Proteins found in one Bacillus alveayuensis genomic segment:
- a CDS encoding hypothetical protein (product_source=Hypo-rule applied; smart=SM00382; superfamily=100934,46785,47473,52540) — protein sequence MLRYSDLIQFESIESVVQLRDADDKERAFHLLDTYVISDRMAEQLDDIIIEQLQFDRIVDNKGLLIVGNYGTGKSHLMSVISTIAEQPGASEHIKNERVAKKAKEIEGKFKVIRTEIGAVAMSLRDIICQALQQGLANLGIDYTFPRADEVTNNKDMLYEMMELFHEQYPDQGLMLVVDELLDYLRSRKEQELTLDLGFLREFGEVCSKTRLRFIAGIQEMLFDNPKFQFVADSLRRVKERFQEVRIIREDIAYVVSERLLKKDEKQKALIREHLSKFTSLYHRLGEDIETNVNLFPIHPAYLETFEKVNIAEKRVVLQTISREIRKLLTEEVPENETGIISFDRYWQYIEEDSSLRSNPNVKEVMSKVQTLKDRVQNGLKRPAYKPAALRIVNALAVYRLATDDINTPVGLTSEELRDKLFLNIGMLLDMDDDAADFLKTTIEAVLKEIMTAVSFQYISTNQENGQYYLDVKKDIAVDELIEKRGEELTDNQLDRYYFEVLKQATEVADNTYVTGYKIWLHEIPWEDRRVKRQGYLFFGAPNERSTAQPERDFYIYMLQPFEPPKFKDEEKADEVFFRMTKKDDRFVRLLRLYGGAREMSNDAAATTKRLYNDKAASSLRSLVTWLKENFVEAFEIQYRGKKGSVLEFGMFLPGNATLIEIINTVAEGLLSQWFEEKYKDYPSFRKLERGYLTKDNMATYISDALSYINGRKTSQGEAILNGLVLLAQKGELNVRGSGYARWVIEKLEEKGHGQVLNQNELIETIYTVQGTEDVRLTKEFCMEPELLVVVLGALIQQGEIVVTVDNKTYEAMNFGEFIKLPLSKLTNFSHIKKPSGLPIPAIYALIDMFDIGKGNVTDESWLEFAIKQIINQSRQAVEKTVKMINDVRNKFHIWDGPLFSSDERAEYIAQLESLKTFLEGLQVYNTRAKMTNLKYSVSDIEQQNENLKIVTKLEQLQQKIHEYTKVADYLSKAKLVMSTNREWLESVDVALDNLAIALKENSDCSSEIHELEKLKEEYMQHYLQLHHQARLNATEENKKKALLNDKRYLALKELVSRIDLLPRQALDVWIKNIQSLKSCYQLTREQLQHDPICPHCKFNPRDEVMVQRISLEQLEERLDDLLNTWTETLLTNFNDPIVQEGISLLSADQQQLVNDFIQKKQFDLPIDIRLLEIINDLLKGIHKEEIHIDQLVKMMGDGNPLTVDEVRRNFEMLMRGIVGNNQPHRVRIMVKK from the coding sequence ATGTTACGTTACAGCGATTTAATTCAATTTGAATCAATTGAATCCGTTGTGCAATTACGCGATGCGGATGATAAAGAACGCGCGTTTCACTTACTTGATACTTATGTTATTTCCGACCGTATGGCCGAGCAACTAGATGATATTATCATCGAGCAACTTCAGTTTGATCGTATCGTTGATAATAAGGGATTATTGATTGTTGGTAACTACGGTACAGGTAAATCGCACTTAATGAGTGTCATTTCGACGATTGCTGAGCAGCCAGGGGCAAGTGAGCATATTAAAAATGAACGTGTTGCAAAAAAAGCAAAAGAAATTGAAGGAAAGTTTAAAGTGATTCGTACAGAAATAGGCGCTGTTGCGATGTCTTTACGTGACATTATTTGCCAAGCACTACAACAAGGTCTAGCGAATCTAGGAATTGATTATACTTTTCCAAGAGCTGATGAAGTAACAAATAATAAAGACATGCTTTATGAAATGATGGAATTATTCCACGAACAATATCCTGATCAAGGGCTCATGCTTGTTGTAGACGAATTATTAGACTATTTGCGCAGCCGCAAAGAGCAGGAACTCACTTTAGACTTAGGATTTTTACGCGAATTTGGGGAAGTCTGTAGTAAAACTCGTTTACGCTTCATCGCTGGAATCCAAGAAATGTTATTTGACAACCCAAAATTCCAATTCGTTGCCGACTCATTACGTCGGGTAAAAGAACGTTTCCAAGAAGTAAGAATTATCCGCGAAGATATTGCTTACGTTGTGTCGGAACGTCTATTGAAAAAGGATGAAAAACAAAAAGCGTTAATTCGCGAGCATTTAAGCAAATTTACATCATTATACCATCGTCTTGGAGAAGATATTGAAACGAATGTCAACCTTTTCCCGATCCATCCTGCCTACTTGGAAACATTTGAAAAGGTAAATATCGCGGAAAAACGGGTTGTTTTACAAACAATCAGTAGAGAAATCCGAAAGCTATTGACCGAAGAAGTTCCTGAAAATGAAACAGGGATTATTTCATTTGACCGTTATTGGCAATATATTGAAGAAGACTCTTCACTAAGAAGTAATCCGAATGTAAAAGAAGTGATGAGCAAAGTACAGACGTTGAAAGACCGTGTGCAAAATGGCTTAAAACGTCCTGCTTATAAACCAGCGGCATTACGAATTGTCAATGCACTTGCCGTTTACCGTTTAGCGACAGATGATATTAATACACCAGTCGGTTTAACATCTGAAGAACTGAGAGACAAATTGTTCTTAAATATTGGAATGTTGCTAGACATGGATGATGACGCAGCGGATTTCTTAAAAACAACGATTGAAGCAGTACTTAAAGAAATCATGACAGCGGTTAGCTTCCAATATATTTCTACGAACCAAGAGAATGGGCAGTATTACTTGGATGTTAAAAAAGATATTGCGGTAGACGAGTTAATTGAAAAACGTGGAGAAGAGTTAACGGACAATCAGTTAGACCGCTACTATTTTGAAGTACTAAAACAAGCAACGGAAGTAGCAGATAACACATACGTAACCGGCTATAAAATTTGGCTGCATGAAATTCCTTGGGAAGATCGCCGTGTCAAACGTCAAGGATATTTATTCTTTGGTGCGCCAAATGAACGTTCAACGGCTCAACCTGAGCGAGATTTCTATATTTATATGTTACAGCCATTCGAACCTCCAAAATTTAAAGACGAAGAAAAAGCCGATGAAGTGTTCTTCCGTATGACTAAAAAGGATGATCGATTTGTCCGTTTATTGCGTTTATATGGTGGAGCGCGTGAAATGAGCAACGATGCTGCTGCTACTACAAAACGTTTATATAACGATAAAGCAGCAAGCTCTTTAAGAAGTCTTGTTACTTGGTTAAAAGAAAACTTTGTAGAAGCCTTTGAAATTCAATATCGTGGTAAAAAAGGTTCCGTATTAGAATTCGGTATGTTTCTTCCTGGAAATGCCACATTAATTGAAATCATTAACACAGTGGCTGAAGGGTTGCTCAGTCAATGGTTTGAAGAAAAATATAAAGATTATCCTTCTTTCCGAAAATTAGAAAGAGGATACTTAACAAAAGACAATATGGCAACTTATATCAGTGATGCTCTTTCTTACATTAATGGAAGAAAAACGAGCCAAGGGGAAGCAATTCTAAACGGACTAGTGTTATTAGCTCAAAAAGGCGAATTAAACGTTCGCGGTTCTGGATATGCACGCTGGGTTATTGAAAAACTAGAAGAAAAAGGACATGGACAGGTACTTAATCAAAACGAGTTAATTGAGACCATCTACACGGTTCAAGGTACAGAAGATGTCAGATTGACAAAAGAATTTTGCATGGAGCCGGAGTTATTAGTTGTTGTGTTAGGTGCCCTTATTCAACAAGGTGAAATTGTCGTAACAGTAGATAATAAAACATACGAAGCGATGAACTTCGGTGAGTTTATCAAACTTCCTTTAAGCAAGCTAACGAATTTTAGTCATATTAAAAAACCAAGCGGGTTGCCAATTCCAGCAATTTACGCATTAATTGATATGTTTGATATCGGTAAAGGAAATGTGACTGATGAAAGTTGGCTAGAATTCGCCATTAAGCAAATCATTAACCAATCGCGCCAAGCAGTTGAGAAAACGGTGAAAATGATTAATGATGTCCGTAATAAATTCCATATTTGGGATGGTCCTTTATTTTCAAGTGACGAACGTGCAGAATACATCGCGCAACTTGAAAGCTTAAAAACGTTCTTAGAAGGCCTTCAAGTTTATAACACGCGAGCAAAAATGACAAACTTAAAATATAGCGTGTCCGATATTGAACAACAAAACGAAAACTTAAAGATTGTTACTAAGCTTGAACAATTACAACAAAAAATTCACGAATACACCAAAGTAGCCGATTACTTATCGAAAGCGAAATTAGTTATGTCTACAAATCGAGAGTGGCTCGAAAGCGTTGACGTAGCGTTAGACAACTTAGCGATTGCATTAAAAGAAAATAGCGATTGTTCAAGTGAGATTCATGAATTAGAGAAATTAAAAGAAGAATATATGCAACATTATTTACAGTTACATCATCAAGCGCGTTTAAATGCGACTGAAGAAAACAAGAAAAAAGCATTATTGAATGACAAACGTTACCTTGCATTAAAAGAGTTGGTATCAAGAATTGATTTATTACCTCGTCAAGCACTAGATGTGTGGATTAAAAACATTCAATCATTAAAATCTTGTTATCAATTGACACGTGAGCAATTGCAACATGATCCAATTTGCCCACATTGTAAGTTCAATCCGCGTGACGAAGTTATGGTACAACGAATTTCATTAGAGCAATTAGAAGAACGGTTAGATGATTTGTTAAATACGTGGACAGAAACGTTATTAACCAACTTTAACGATCCAATTGTTCAAGAAGGAATCTCGTTATTAAGTGCTGATCAACAACAGCTCGTAAATGATTTTATTCAAAAGAAACAGTTTGACTTACCGATTGATATTCGCCTTCTTGAAATTATTAATGACTTACTAAAGGGAATTCATAAAGAAGAAATTCATATTGACCAACTTGTGAAAATGATGGGCGATGGTAACCCATTAACAGTCGACGAAGTGAGAAGAAACTTTGAAATGTTGATGAGGGGAATTGTGGGCAACAACCAACCACATCGTGTGCGCATCATGGTAAAGAAGTAA